The Oncorhynchus mykiss isolate Arlee chromosome 8, USDA_OmykA_1.1, whole genome shotgun sequence genome includes the window ttgctaaaatgacaatggtttgcctaatttcagtttatgataatcattgcaccatctaaagcgctgtgaaatatatattttcaataacccaaaatattatattttcagctgtttgaagctggtgtactaAACTGAAAGTAAAAGCCGTTAAAATGAAACAGAAAGCATAGAACCGATGGATGGATTCTTTTACTTGTTTTCTAtgcgaatgacagatctataacaaaTTTTTATGTGAATAGGGTCGGGTCGCCAAataagttacatattgcagctttaaactGACTGTCCATATCCCCATCCATCCGTCCAGGTAACCGGTTCAACGCCGTCCACGGCCGTCTACTGATAGCCTGTGCTTGGGCTTGGGCCCTGGTGTTCGCCTGCTCCCCTCTGGCCCACTGGGGTGAGTATGGTCCGGAGCCCTACGGCACAGCCTGCTGCATCGACTGGCGCCTGTCCAACCTGCATCCCGTGGCCCGCTCCTACACGGCGGCGCTCTTTGTCTTGTGCTACATCGTGCCCTGCTGTGTCATCGTGGCGTCCTACACGGGCATCCTGATGACGGTCCGAGCCTCCCATAAGGCCATGGAGCATCACGAGGCCCGGCAGACCAAGATGAGCAACATCCAGGATGTTATTGTGAAGGTGAGCATGGTGTGGTCTCACGGGGGTACTGTAAAGCATGCTGTGACAACTGTTGATTTAAAAAgggataaatacatttgattggttgatCCATTTTGGGAAAGTAATTAAATTGCCTATTGTATACTCACAACTAGGGCCACTTCACGTATTGTAATAGGTTTGTAGTTGGACAGGGAATAGGAGAATGGCACTATACAGATGTATCGTGTCCTGTCTGGGTTAATGTCATGAATAGGACGCTCAGTCAGTACTCTCAAGACATTCCCTAATTAATACTACAGAAAATGGCTAACAATAATGATGCTTCATTTTGtccttttgctctctctccctctcctgcatTACTGTGTTCCTGTATAATCCCCCCAATCCCCTTTATAAGAGCCCTCATCCTCTCCGTCCTGTATAGTATGTGccaatagaacacacacacaccttcaccttGCTACCAGCCCTGCTTCAGGGGTGACGGCCCCTGCTCATCCGTTCATACCTGTGATTATTGGTGCAAATATTATCGGGAAACACACTGGCTGGGGACTCTCTTCTCTGAGGCTTGATTCCAACGCCATCGGCATATTAAAAAGAGGCCCCAGTGGTCAGAATAAAACTAATTTGGAGGAACAAAGCGATAGGACAGATCTGCTGGGGGATAATCTACTAGCCATCCAAATCAAAGCATCTCAGAGACAGGGGACTCGTTGTAGCGCTCAGCCccatctccctctgtttctctctccaaaAGTAATCTATATTCTTCAGCTCTGGTCAAAAATGGCTAAATCGCCAACCTTCCATTCTTAAGCAAAGTTCTGGATCAATTGGTTTTCAAACAGCTCCATTATTTAAGTGCCAACTGTAGAAAATTTCCTATCAGGTTTTCGGGCCCACCACATCACAGAGACAGCCTTAAAGTGCTAAATGATCTTAGAGCCAACACAGTTGCCAAACAGCTCTCTCCTTGTACTTTAAGTGCTgcattcaacactgttgaccatgatgtccttctggacagactggagaggtgggTTGGCATCTCCGGTCCTGTTCTAAATTGGTTTCAGGACCTCTCACTTAGTGAACATAACTCAAATGCATATTGCATGTGGCGTTCCACGAGGTTTGATTTTGGGTCTGGTACTGTTCAGAAAGCACAGCATTCATTTTCACTGCTACGCAGACAATACACAGCGTTGCATTTCTGTTTCAGAGGATTTTAGCTCCATGGAAAAATTATTAGACTGTATATGTGATTTAAATACTGGAAGCTtctccagctaaatcaagacaagactgaggtacttattgttggagccaaagcacaggGAGAGTCAGGCCGTGTCTGGTCTATCCAAGAAAGCTATTGGTACACTGCAAAGCATACAGAATTCTACAGcatgggtactgaccaagacaAGATGGAGAGCACACATTCTACCGattttaaggtctctgcactgaCTGCTTGTGAGTTTTATAATTACTTTTAAGATTCTCCTACTGGTTTAAATCAATCCATGATTGTGCatcccaatacatgtcagacatgcttttacgAGAAAGTGATCAGTCCCCTTGACttcctccacattttgttacgttacagccttattctaaaattgattaaattgttttttttactcaatctacacacaataccccataatgataaagcaaaaacaggttgacatttttgcaaatgtattaaaaataaagaaatatcacttacataaatattcagacgctttactcagtactttgttgaagcacctttggcagtgattacagcctcgagtcttcttgggtatgatgctacaagtttggcacacctgtatttgggagtttctcccattcttctcttcagatcctatcaagctctgtcaggttggatggggagcgttgctgcacagctattctcaggtctctacagagatgttcgacATTGTTCaaggggctctggctgggccactcaaggacattcagagacttgtcccgaagcaactcctgcgttatcttggaTGTGTCcttagggtccttgtcctgttggaacttGAAACttcaccagtctgaggtcctgagcgccctggaacaggttttcatcaaggatctttctgtactttgctccattcatctttaccttgatcctgactagccGTGATTAGTCCCTGCAGCTGTTGAAAAacatgctgctaccaccatgcttcaccgtagggatggtgcctggtttcctccagatgtgacgcttcacattcatgccaaagagttcattcttggtttcatcagaccagagaatcttctttctcatggtctgagagtccattaagtgccttttggcaaactccaagtgggtgtcatgtgccttttactgaggagtggctaccgtctggccactctaccataaaggcatgattgatTGAGTGTTgcagagttggttgtccttctggaaggttctcccatctccaaagaggaccgctgaagctctgtcagagtgaccatcgggttcttggtcacctccctgaccaaggtacctctcccctgattgctcagattggccaggcagccagctctagggtgagttttggtggttccaaacttcaatttaacaatgatggaggccactgtgttcttgcggaccttaaatgatgcagacattttttggtactcttccccggatctctgcctcgacacaatcctatttcggagctctacagacaattccttcgacctcatggcttggtttttgctctgacatgaactgtcaaatgtgtgtgccttttccaaatcatgtccaatcaattgaatttaccacaggtggactccaatcaagttgtagaaacatctcaaggatcatcaatggaaacaggatgcacctgagctcaatttggcgtctcatagcaaagggtctgaatacttatgtaaataaggtatttctgcttttttatacatttaagaaacctgcttttgctttgtcattattgggtaatgtgtgtagatgatGATGGGGGggatattttatcaattttagaataaggctataacaaaatgtgaaaaagttcaaggtctgaatacttgctgaatgcactgtgtgtgtatgggctaattaaattttttttttaaaaaaaataaacaaattaaacatatatttatttttttatagttGTCTAAAATTCACAAGTTTTGAAAAACTCACATATGCTTCTATAACTCTCCTCCCCTTGGAATGAGCCGAAACAAAAAAACGAATCTCCTACGTATATGGAAATGTAGAGTCAAAATAAATTGAGCCCGAGTAACACACTGGCTGAACGCAAAACTTATTGACTGCTCACCCTCAaagcttttacattttttatttcaaaaaTCTGTGAACTAGGCCTTTTATTAGGGGTGAAAAATACTCCTCAGCAACCCCCGGCCATGCCGTGATCCATACAACAATGCTTcacctatatattttttttactctcTCCATCCAATCAATGGCAGTCAGGTAGGCTCTGATGTCCCTTGCTTTAAACCTTGACGTTAAAAGAATCTCAATGGCCTGTTTCAATCATTTAATCCTTGGGAGTCAGCCAGTTGGGTATGGAGTGCAATCTGCCAATAGACCTTGTTGAACTGTTTACATTTGtgctctctttccttcccccctTTTCAATGTTTTCTTCTCCAGCTGAGTGTCGCTGTCTGTATCGGTTTCTTCGCAGCGTGGAGCCCTTATGCTGTGGTGTCGATGTGGGCAGCGTTCGGACACATGGATAACATCCCACCTTTGGCGTTCGCCGTGCCTGCCATGTTTGCTAAGTCCTCCACCATCTACAACCCCATTATCTACCTGCTGCTCAGGCCTAACTTCCGCAGGGTGATGTACCGAGACCTGGTGAGCCTTTGCAGGGCCTTTCTGAAGGGCTGCCTGTGCTCCTGCTCCCAGGGCGCTGTGGGGAAGTGCCACTCCCACTTGGTGGTCCGGGTCAGCCTCCAATCGTTCTGTAGACGTCTGGGCCACGGCCAGTCTTGTTCCCCCACCTCATCCGCCCGCCAAGCCCTGGGCGAGTCCAGAGGTTGCACTAGCCCCGGCGAGAAGTGCAGCGATGCCTTCGAGTGCTTCAGACACTACCCAAGAGGTTGCCATGGCGGTACCAACATCCCCAGCTCCTCAGCCAAAGTTTACGCACCTCAGGATCAGCTCTCAACAGAGCCCCAGCTGCAGTCGATGACTCAAAAACAGATGCGGAAGCAGGAAGCGTGTCATAAGAAGTCCCTGCGAGCCACCAAGCACAGCAAAAGGACCTCAGAAATCGACAACCTTCGGATCAACTTTGAGATGGTGCCGGGACACGCTAAAGTGGCCTGGCCCTAAAATGTTAAATATTCATTCTGGttttatagttttttttacatCTCTGGTCTATATTTGGCAGTTGATATATAAATAAATTCCATAATTTAAAACATGTTTATCTGTCAAGATAGACATTGACTCTTTTTGTTAAAACATACTACTTAATAAAAACCTGGGTTGTCCCTCAGGGATTCATGGGGGCTGGAGGAGATTACAGTGGAACAGAAGTGAAGGACCTGATGGATTGGGAAGAACCGGTACAATACTGTTTTCTGTGTGCGGTAATAATTGGT containing:
- the opn7a gene encoding opsin 7, group member a isoform X2, which gives rise to MGVLASIDDIAFHSNIPVAADITVAIVYAVFGMCSLFSNSTLLYISYKKKHLLKPAEFFIINLAISDMSLTLSLYPMAITSSIYHRWLFGKTVCLIYAFCGMLFGVCSLTTLTLLSMVCFVKVCYPLYGNRFNAVHGRLLIACAWAWALVFACSPLAHWGEYGPEPYGTACCIDWRLSNLHPVARSYTAALFVLCYIVPCCVIVASYTGILMTVRASHKAMEHHEARQTKMSNIQDVIVKLSVAVCIGFFAAWSPYAVVSMWAAFGHMDNIPPLAFAVPAMFAKSSTIYNPIIYLLLRPNFRRVMYRDLVSLCRAFLKGCLCSCSQGAVGKCHSHLVVRVSLQSFCRRLGHGQSCSPTSSARQALGESRGCTSPGEKCSDAFECFRHYPRGCHGGTNIPSSSAKVYAPQDQLSTEPQLQSMTQKQMRKQEACHKKSLRATKHSKRTSEIDNLRINFEMVPGHAKVAWP
- the opn7a gene encoding opsin 7, group member a isoform X1, translating into MPHGQCRRQIDHVAPLKQMGVLASIDDIAFHSNIPVAADITVAIVYAVFGMCSLFSNSTLLYISYKKKHLLKPAEFFIINLAISDMSLTLSLYPMAITSSIYHRWLFGKTVCLIYAFCGMLFGVCSLTTLTLLSMVCFVKVCYPLYGNRFNAVHGRLLIACAWAWALVFACSPLAHWGEYGPEPYGTACCIDWRLSNLHPVARSYTAALFVLCYIVPCCVIVASYTGILMTVRASHKAMEHHEARQTKMSNIQDVIVKLSVAVCIGFFAAWSPYAVVSMWAAFGHMDNIPPLAFAVPAMFAKSSTIYNPIIYLLLRPNFRRVMYRDLVSLCRAFLKGCLCSCSQGAVGKCHSHLVVRVSLQSFCRRLGHGQSCSPTSSARQALGESRGCTSPGEKCSDAFECFRHYPRGCHGGTNIPSSSAKVYAPQDQLSTEPQLQSMTQKQMRKQEACHKKSLRATKHSKRTSEIDNLRINFEMVPGHAKVAWP